A genomic region of Dreissena polymorpha isolate Duluth1 chromosome 4, UMN_Dpol_1.0, whole genome shotgun sequence contains the following coding sequences:
- the LOC127879781 gene encoding uncharacterized protein LOC127879781, giving the protein MPPNPGPVKTSSSDFFLLYKMSRKLIITFLVILCAQAIGWTQSIHIRVSKFSQLGDPVLITFIWDNTTSAIDVFHRSDHKKIAVCSIKFDSETRCSLTKDELSKDYAVFGELKRTYLVIEEMKEELEGLYLFQDAHNKIINFNITVQPHLPNFTAQPKFTAQPNSTARGETKDNRSAWHTYNDKSAELWKTIAIIMLVILVVVLVGGGRYITTLKKQIEATQRAASILTSRNLTQWLGTGIQESSCGLGTMTTSQNTRKNDVYLEPDASKETDEADEKFSLLESNKDADHAVSLKAGGDPDLAV; this is encoded by the exons ATGTCCAGGAAGCTCATTATAACATTTCTGGTGATTTTGTGTG CACAAGCTATCGGCTGGACTCAAAGCATACACATCAGAGTGTCCAAGTTCTCTCAATTGGGTGACCCTGTTCTAATAACATTCATTTGGGACAACACAACATCTGCAATAGATGTATTTCATAGGTCTGACCACAAAAAGATTGCTGTGTGCAGTATAAAGTTTGATTCCGAAACAAGGTGCAGTCTAACAAAAGACGAACTATCCAAGGACTATGCTGTTTTTGGAGAGCTTAAAAGAACATACCTTGTGATTGAAGAAATGAAAGAAGAATTAGAAGgactttatttatttcaagacgcacataataaaataattaatttcaacaTCACTGTACAACCACATTTACCAAATTTCACGGCACAACCTAAGTTCACGGCGCAACCAAATTCCACGGCAAGAGGGGAGACAAAAGACAATAGAAGTGCTTGGCATACAT ACAATGACAAAAGTGCGGAATTGTGGAAAACCATAGCAATCATCATGTTGGTCATCCTGGTGGTCGTCCTTGTAGGAGGAGGGCGCTACATCACAACAC TGAAGAAGCAGATAGAAGCAACTCAGAGGGCAGCAAGCATTTTGACTTCAAGGAATCTGACTCAATGGCTTGGGACGGGTATCCAAGAGTCAAGCTGTGGTCTTGGGACAATGACTACCTCGCAGAACACAAGGAAAAATG ATGTTTATCTAGAGCCTGATGCAAGTAAAGAGACTGACGAGGCAGATGAGAAATTTAGCCTCCTGGAATCAAACAAAG ATGCTGATCATGCTGTATCATTAAAAGCAGGgg GGGACCCAGATTTGGCTGTGTGA